The following proteins are encoded in a genomic region of Pelodictyon phaeoclathratiforme BU-1:
- a CDS encoding IS1182 family transposase, with the protein MHSDFLSADRDTLYLLPPSVQDWLPVNHLARFVVDIVAQLDLTPLRDAYAGRGCKAYDPEMLLSLLFYGYATGTFSSRKLELASYESIAVRYITGNSHPDHDTIANFRKRFLAELKPFFIQILTLAHEMNILKIGKISLDGTKIKANASKHQALSWGHACKLEKQLKAEVDSLLRQAEQADQSAIPDGMSIPEELERREKRLEAIAKAKLEIERRAEERYAKEQAEHEEKLAERERKAQESGKKSRGKTPKAPEPGVRDRDQVNLTDEESRIMPVSGGEFMQAYNAQASVDLDTMLIVGVHVTQHTNDKLELRPALEELNNLPAKLGTLTEVIADAGYFSEKNVELCEKETITPYIAASRESHNQSPANRFSEPEPIAKDADAVTKMKHRLKTKDGKAVYAKSKCTVEPVFGVIKSVMGFRQFLLRGIENVRGEWDLVSIAWNLKRLNVLRQIMA; encoded by the coding sequence ATGCATTCCGACTTTCTTTCAGCCGATCGAGATACACTCTACCTTTTGCCGCCATCTGTTCAGGATTGGCTGCCGGTCAATCATCTCGCACGCTTTGTTGTTGATATTGTTGCACAACTTGATCTTACTCCATTAAGAGACGCCTATGCAGGCAGAGGCTGCAAAGCCTATGATCCGGAAATGTTGTTAAGCCTCCTGTTTTACGGCTATGCCACCGGAACCTTTTCAAGCAGGAAACTGGAACTTGCCTCTTATGAATCCATAGCGGTTCGCTATATCACCGGAAACAGTCATCCGGATCATGACACCATCGCAAATTTCAGGAAACGCTTTCTCGCTGAACTGAAACCATTTTTTATCCAGATTTTGACTCTTGCCCATGAAATGAACATCCTCAAGATCGGCAAGATCAGTCTTGATGGTACCAAAATCAAGGCCAATGCTTCCAAGCATCAGGCACTGAGTTGGGGTCATGCCTGCAAACTTGAAAAGCAGTTGAAGGCGGAAGTTGACTCCCTGCTTCGTCAGGCTGAACAGGCCGATCAGTCAGCAATCCCGGACGGGATGAGTATTCCTGAAGAGCTTGAACGCCGTGAAAAACGGCTTGAAGCTATTGCCAAGGCAAAGCTTGAAATTGAACGTCGGGCTGAGGAGCGATATGCAAAAGAACAAGCCGAACATGAGGAGAAACTGGCAGAACGTGAACGGAAAGCGCAAGAAAGTGGTAAAAAAAGCAGAGGCAAAACACCGAAAGCACCAGAGCCGGGAGTGAGGGATCGTGACCAGGTTAATTTGACGGATGAGGAGTCACGGATCATGCCGGTATCGGGAGGCGAATTCATGCAGGCCTATAACGCTCAGGCGAGTGTTGATCTCGATACCATGCTGATAGTTGGAGTTCATGTTACCCAACATACAAATGATAAACTTGAGCTTCGGCCCGCTCTTGAAGAGCTGAACAACTTGCCTGCAAAGCTGGGAACGTTAACCGAGGTGATTGCTGACGCCGGATATTTCAGTGAAAAGAATGTTGAGCTTTGTGAAAAAGAAACGATAACCCCTTACATCGCAGCAAGCAGAGAATCTCATAACCAGTCGCCTGCTAACCGCTTCAGTGAACCCGAACCCATAGCCAAAGATGCTGACGCAGTAACAAAAATGAAACATCGATTGAAAACAAAGGACGGCAAGGCCGTCTATGCAAAAAGCAAATGTACGGTTGAGCCGGTGTTTGGAGTCATCAAATCAGTGATGGGCTTCCGGCAGTTTCTGCTCAGAGGTATAGAAAATGTAAGAGGTGAATGGGATCTTGTCAGCATTGCCTGGAATCTGAAGCGATTGAATGTATTACGTCAGATAATGGCATGA
- a CDS encoding AIPR family protein yields the protein MALTDQELTLLKTALDSRFVPHLPALIDQKKSVSERVTKNCSRALSAFVIKHIADLSETDACQYVTDDFDDKGVDAIYYQASSQTLYLIQSKLKLNEEFSLDEANAFCQGVRKIIRQNFDDFNSHIQNRKAEIERDVEDCSNIQLVIAYTGPRISANAKQAIREMLTDISQGEERFVDTIMEYDAEIIKSKLSESNAYPRVDATLWLECQRAVDDGHTSYFGLVALKSLVDLHKQHDKALYVKNIRTFLGRTTDVNSAIQKTLREQPSDFWYLNNGVTALCANIEPKNMKDGKKKIQIQGISIINGAQTIASSATVANENVDISSAKVLLTLIKSPPESAFGKSVTKARNHQNPVSLFNFSALDEEQERLRRDIANLNIEYLYKDGVSDQSGNSISINEAVYALSCLQQDPRFLVWLKKEPGNILDPETENYRLIFPETLTAFRLINAVIVYRTIQKNLKQNILSTNGTERLCYKHGNLVLASVLIKRLLKEIDMPSVIRMEVLEEKLSYPFDQARNSLWAYVTPVVPPSNEAGPGPLALFKNQAHTISVMKSTMIDNFGLLNDPVIAIKERRQTENQPYPIELFNYLSAKAPQIRFDQ from the coding sequence ATGGCTCTTACAGATCAAGAACTAACACTCCTGAAAACTGCACTTGATAGCCGATTCGTCCCACACCTTCCTGCACTTATAGATCAAAAAAAATCGGTTTCTGAACGAGTAACCAAAAATTGCTCAAGAGCGTTAAGTGCCTTTGTGATAAAACATATTGCTGACCTCTCCGAAACAGACGCTTGTCAATATGTAACTGATGATTTTGACGATAAAGGAGTTGATGCAATATATTATCAGGCTTCTTCTCAGACTCTTTATTTGATTCAATCAAAGCTGAAATTAAATGAAGAATTTTCACTTGATGAAGCTAACGCGTTTTGTCAAGGTGTACGAAAAATTATAAGACAAAATTTTGATGATTTTAATTCTCATATCCAGAATCGCAAAGCAGAGATTGAACGAGATGTAGAAGATTGCTCTAATATACAACTGGTTATCGCATATACTGGACCGAGAATTAGTGCAAATGCAAAACAAGCGATACGTGAAATGCTTACAGATATAAGCCAAGGAGAAGAGCGCTTCGTTGACACTATTATGGAGTATGATGCTGAAATAATTAAATCTAAGCTTAGTGAGTCAAATGCCTATCCACGTGTTGATGCAACTCTTTGGCTTGAGTGTCAAAGGGCGGTGGACGATGGGCATACTTCCTATTTCGGCCTTGTTGCATTAAAAAGCTTAGTAGATCTGCATAAACAACACGATAAAGCTCTTTATGTTAAAAATATACGTACTTTTTTAGGTCGAACAACTGATGTTAATTCAGCAATACAAAAAACCCTTAGGGAGCAACCCAGTGATTTCTGGTATTTAAACAATGGGGTGACGGCTCTTTGTGCAAACATAGAGCCTAAAAATATGAAAGATGGAAAGAAAAAGATTCAAATTCAAGGTATATCCATCATTAATGGAGCACAGACCATTGCATCTTCAGCGACTGTTGCAAATGAAAATGTGGATATCAGTAGCGCAAAGGTTCTTCTTACGTTAATTAAATCTCCACCAGAAAGTGCATTTGGAAAGAGCGTCACAAAGGCAAGAAATCATCAAAATCCAGTTTCGCTTTTTAATTTTTCTGCATTGGATGAAGAACAGGAACGTTTACGTCGTGATATTGCAAATCTTAATATTGAATACCTTTACAAAGATGGGGTGTCTGATCAAAGTGGCAATTCAATAAGTATCAACGAAGCGGTATACGCCTTATCCTGTCTGCAACAGGATCCTCGCTTTCTTGTATGGTTAAAAAAGGAGCCAGGGAATATCCTCGATCCTGAAACCGAAAACTACCGTTTAATATTTCCGGAAACATTGACGGCCTTTCGTCTCATAAACGCTGTTATTGTATACCGAACAATTCAGAAAAATTTAAAGCAAAATATCCTAAGCACTAATGGTACTGAGAGATTATGTTACAAACATGGGAATTTAGTACTTGCATCTGTGCTTATTAAGCGATTGTTAAAAGAAATTGATATGCCAAGTGTAATTAGGATGGAAGTTCTTGAGGAGAAGCTGAGCTATCCCTTTGATCAAGCACGCAACTCGCTTTGGGCGTATGTGACACCCGTAGTTCCACCATCCAATGAAGCTGGCCCTGGCCCGCTTGCTCTTTTTAAAAACCAAGCTCATACAATTAGTGTGATGAAGTCAACAATGATTGATAATTTTGGCCTTCTAAATGATCCGGTTATTGCAATTAAAGAGAGACGGCAGACGGAAAATCAACCTTACCCAATCGAATTATTTAATTATCTATCAGCAAAAGCTCCACAAATCAGGTTTGATCAATGA
- a CDS encoding site-specific DNA-methyltransferase, producing the protein MTNKKRLELTWIGKDKRPKLEPRILLEDVARSYHAKHLVTDNDIFDNRLIFGDNLLALKALEQEFSGKVKCVYIDPPFNTQQAFEHYDDGLEHSIWLGLIRDRIDIIRNLISEDGTLFVHIDDNELGYLIVLLDEIFGRQNRITVVSFKQGAATGHKAINPGVVSTSNFIVLYAKNKTLWKPNRVFTARNKRDTRYGQFIDNFDAPYAQWRFITLTQAFARSLNLPIRGLKKAVGDSYEALLSDFVVANAPRVVRLARPDYDAVSGDARSMIDASHKTSEILRLEREEFSDMFFVAGERILFYSDKLKLIDGKYVAGEPLTTIWDDLLSNNIHNEGGIEFPKGKKPEALIKRCFELATIDGDLVLDSFAGSGTTGAVAHKMGRRWIMVELGEHCHTHIIPRLQKVIDGEDKGGVTEATGWKGGGGFRYYRIAPSLLDKDKWGNWVISKEYNAAQLTEALCKLEGFTYAPSDTLYWQQGHSTERDFIYITTQTLGADQLHALSEDVGTERSLLVLCSAFRGNPERFTNLTVKRIPSTVLSKCEWRHDDYSLILQNLPMAQREEETLKKKKSAHPSLFDNQDA; encoded by the coding sequence ATGACAAATAAGAAACGACTTGAATTAACGTGGATTGGAAAGGATAAACGGCCAAAGCTGGAACCGAGGATTTTGCTTGAGGATGTGGCGAGGTCGTATCATGCCAAGCATCTTGTGACGGATAATGATATTTTTGATAACCGGCTGATTTTTGGTGATAATCTGCTTGCCCTGAAAGCGTTGGAGCAGGAGTTTTCGGGCAAGGTGAAGTGTGTCTATATCGATCCGCCGTTTAATACCCAACAAGCATTCGAGCATTATGATGATGGTCTTGAACATTCCATCTGGCTTGGATTGATCCGTGACAGAATTGACATTATTAGGAACCTCATCTCTGAAGACGGTACATTGTTTGTCCATATTGATGACAATGAGCTTGGATATCTGATTGTTTTGCTTGACGAGATATTTGGTAGACAAAATCGGATTACGGTTGTTTCCTTTAAACAAGGAGCGGCGACAGGACATAAAGCCATAAATCCTGGCGTTGTAAGTACCTCGAACTTCATTGTTCTGTACGCAAAGAACAAGACCTTATGGAAACCTAATCGTGTTTTTACCGCAAGAAATAAGCGTGATACACGGTATGGGCAGTTTATTGATAATTTTGATGCGCCCTATGCTCAATGGCGTTTTATTACTTTAACTCAGGCTTTTGCAAGAAGTCTAAATCTTCCTATCCGAGGGCTGAAAAAGGCGGTCGGCGATAGCTATGAAGCGCTGCTCTCTGATTTTGTTGTAGCAAATGCTCCACGAGTAGTTCGTCTTGCAAGACCAGATTATGACGCTGTGAGTGGTGATGCAAGGTCTATGATTGATGCCTCACATAAAACGAGTGAAATTTTGCGTCTTGAGCGAGAGGAATTCTCTGACATGTTTTTTGTTGCAGGAGAGCGCATTCTTTTTTACTCGGATAAGTTGAAATTGATAGATGGCAAGTATGTCGCGGGAGAACCCCTCACAACCATTTGGGATGATCTATTGTCGAACAATATTCATAATGAAGGAGGTATTGAGTTCCCTAAAGGAAAAAAGCCCGAAGCGTTGATTAAGCGTTGTTTTGAGTTAGCAACCATTGATGGCGATTTGGTTCTTGATTCTTTTGCTGGTTCCGGTACGACTGGCGCAGTTGCCCACAAAATGGGGCGACGATGGATTATGGTGGAGTTGGGAGAGCATTGTCACACTCACATCATTCCACGCCTGCAAAAAGTTATTGATGGGGAGGATAAAGGCGGTGTAACGGAAGCTACAGGCTGGAAGGGTGGCGGGGGGTTTCGTTATTACCGAATTGCGCCTTCTCTGCTTGACAAAGATAAATGGGGCAATTGGGTTATCAGCAAGGAGTATAACGCAGCGCAGTTGACGGAAGCTCTTTGCAAGTTGGAGGGGTTCACCTATGCGCCAAGTGATACGCTGTACTGGCAGCAAGGCCATTCAACTGAACGTGACTTTATCTATATCACGACGCAGACACTTGGAGCCGATCAGCTTCATGCTTTGAGTGAAGATGTTGGCACTGAACGATCTTTGCTTGTTCTATGTAGTGCCTTTCGTGGGAATCCTGAGCGGTTCACCAACCTTACCGTCAAAAGAATTCCCAGTACCGTTCTTTCCAAATGCGAATGGAGGCATGATGATTATTCGTTGATTCTCCAGAACTTGCCGATGGCGCAACGGGAAGAAGAGACCCTGAAAAAGAAAAAATCCGCACACCCAAGTTTGTTTGATAATCAGGATGCTTAA
- a CDS encoding nucleoside-diphosphate kinase, with amino-acid sequence MERTLTILKPDCVRKQLIGAVIDQIERAGFRVVAMKKIRLTQETAGEFYAVHRERPFYGELVEFMSSGPCVPIILEKENAVADFRTLIGATDPAQADAGTVRKLYADSKGENIVHGSDSEENAAIEAGFFFSAEEVVRSN; translated from the coding sequence ATGGAAAGAACGCTTACCATACTGAAACCCGATTGCGTGCGCAAGCAGCTTATCGGTGCAGTTATCGACCAAATTGAACGCGCTGGCTTCCGTGTTGTGGCCATGAAAAAAATCAGGCTGACGCAGGAAACTGCCGGGGAGTTTTATGCCGTGCACCGTGAGCGCCCTTTTTATGGTGAACTGGTTGAGTTCATGTCTTCGGGCCCTTGTGTACCGATCATTCTTGAAAAAGAGAATGCTGTTGCCGATTTCCGCACTCTTATTGGCGCTACCGATCCGGCTCAGGCTGATGCTGGCACCGTGCGCAAGCTCTATGCTGACAGCAAGGGCGAGAACATCGTTCACGGCTCCGATTCTGAAGAGAACGCCGCCATCGAGGCTGGATTTTTCTTTTCGGCTGAAGAGGTTGTCAGAAGCAACTGA
- a CDS encoding AI-2E family transporter gives MNSIKTNQLILLVLLLVISVTFVAMIRYFLMAIVLAALFSALAMPVFNRFERWFKGRKSLSASMTMLTLLLIVFLPFAALLGIVAKQAIRISRIAVPWVQQQILEPGAFDQQLRSLSFYPELLLYRTEIFQKVGEFASSTGTMLFNTISTFTYSAVSDLFLFFLFLYTMFFFIRDGKQLLAHFLSYLPLRQTDQNRLLDKFISVTRATIKGTMVVGAVQGSLAGLALHFAGIDSALFWGTIMSLFSILPVLGSALVWVPAVIYLAATGQYPQAIGVLLFCSIVVGQIDNILRPMLIGRDTQMPELLIFFGTLGGISLFGVFGFILGPIVAALFMTIWEMYGETFKEYLSEIKSDKPSGKEDVS, from the coding sequence ATGAACAGCATCAAAACAAACCAGCTCATTCTTCTTGTCCTTCTTCTGGTTATTTCGGTCACCTTTGTTGCCATGATCCGATATTTTCTCATGGCGATTGTGCTTGCGGCTCTTTTTTCGGCACTTGCCATGCCGGTTTTCAACCGTTTTGAGCGCTGGTTCAAGGGACGAAAAAGCCTGAGCGCCTCCATGACCATGCTCACACTGCTGCTTATCGTTTTTCTTCCTTTTGCAGCACTTCTCGGTATTGTTGCCAAACAGGCAATCAGGATAAGCCGCATTGCCGTGCCTTGGGTACAGCAGCAGATTCTGGAGCCAGGCGCATTCGACCAGCAGCTTCGCTCACTCTCCTTTTATCCCGAACTCCTGCTTTACCGTACCGAGATTTTTCAGAAAGTCGGAGAGTTTGCCAGTAGCACAGGTACGATGCTGTTCAACACCATCTCCACGTTTACCTACTCAGCCGTCAGCGACCTCTTTCTCTTCTTTCTCTTTCTCTACACCATGTTCTTTTTTATACGGGATGGGAAACAGCTTCTGGCACACTTTCTCTCCTACCTTCCCCTGCGACAAACTGATCAGAATCGACTGCTCGACAAGTTCATATCAGTGACCAGAGCGACCATAAAGGGAACCATGGTAGTCGGTGCAGTGCAGGGTTCCCTTGCAGGCCTTGCTCTGCACTTCGCCGGTATCGACAGCGCCCTCTTCTGGGGTACCATCATGTCGCTCTTTTCGATACTGCCTGTTCTTGGCTCAGCGCTTGTCTGGGTTCCGGCAGTTATCTATCTGGCAGCCACAGGGCAGTATCCACAGGCCATAGGGGTTCTCCTTTTCTGCAGCATTGTAGTCGGTCAGATCGACAATATTCTACGCCCCATGCTGATCGGGCGCGACACGCAAATGCCCGAACTGCTTATATTTTTTGGAACACTTGGCGGTATCAGCCTCTTCGGAGTCTTCGGCTTCATTCTCGGCCCCATTGTCGCCGCTCTTTTTATGACCATATGGGAGATGTACGGAGAGACCTTCAAAGAGTATCTTTCCGAAATTAAAAGCGATAAACCCTCAGGAAAGGAGGATGTATCATAA